The stretch of DNA ACTAGACAGGCTAGAATTTAGAGATATATCTGTCTACAAGAACTAAAGAGGCAAAAACCAATGACAAGACAAGCAACGACAAACACCAGTGAAAGCCGTCCCATAAGTGAGATAGTTGCTGAAATTGCCAAAAGAGAGCTAGCTCAACTTAATCCAGATTACCGAGTAGCTTTCCATGAGGTCGGTGCAGCCGCAGAAACAGAGAAATCTCTTAGATTCGAGGAGCTTTCTGCGGAAGAGCAAGATGCTATTCGCAATGCTCTAGTTAGGGCGGGTGGTGTCAGTGCATAATGTATGAATAATTATCTCAACCAACTAAGATAGAACAATCTCTTCCTTGCTCCAACATCAGACTAACTAGAAGTAATATAAAGGATGCCCTATAGAATTGAAGCTTTCCCCGTATCAGAAAAACTGGAATACCTAGAACAAAATGATAACGAGATTTATCAACTGATCTGGGCTGAACTGAACAGAATATCACTATACGTAGAAAATTTTAGAACTGGCAGCCCAGAAATACTTAGAGTTTTCGCTGTAGGAAAGTATAGAGTTATTTATGCTGTAGATCATAAATACACGCTGCTTATAGTTTTGGAACTTTTAGAGATGCCACCTCCATCACCTCTGGGCTAATATTGTTTGAGTTGTGCTACAGCAGTTTCTAATTCTTCTGATTCATAACGCCCTGACTCTACCTCTAATGCAGCCCCATCGATTGCATCTGGATAAGCTTCTTCTAAGGCAAGGCGTAACTCTTGAGGTATCAAGTAATAACCACCTGCTTTACGTCGCTTATTCTTGCTCTGAATTTGGCGTGATGAATTGCGAATTGAAATATCTCAAGAGCGAGTTGTACGATTTTCTACCTGCTGTATTATTAGCAGTATATCACAATTGGTATTAATTCAAAAGCAGAAAGCGAAAGAGAATAATTTATCTTTCCCTTCCGCTTTTTGATTAAATTAAATAACCATTACAGACTGTCTGTTTTATTGAGGCTGACCTGGCTTATTCCCCTGACGAGAAGAGCGCATTTCCTGAAGTTTTTGCTTTTGCTCAGCAGTCAGAATCGCATCCATCTGACTCTTTGTATTTTCCCGAATCGCTTTGAGTTGCGCTTTTTGAGCTTCACTCAAATTCAGGTTAGGCTTTTGTCGTTGTTGCCGAGCTGTACGCAGTTGTTCTTTTTGCTCTGGAGTGAAAATAGCATCCATTTGTTGGCGGCTAGATTCTCGAATTTGCTTCATTTGTGCCTTTTGAGCATCAGTCAAATTCAGTTGATTAGATTTCGCTCTCGCTCCACCTGCTCTACCTGGTTGAGCATCAGTAGCAACGGCATTATTGGTAAATGCAGGAATTACAGGAGCAGCAGCAATAATTAAGGCAATTACTCCGGGCAGAAATAACAAATGTTTCTTCATTTTGATCGCTGTGATAAAATTTAAGTGGTTGGTGTAAACCAGCCTGTTTGCTTGTTGTATTCTTTTAGACAGGGTGAGGTTGGGGAAAGGTTCACTGTTCGGAAAAATTTGTTTTTTCTGTGACTTGAAAGATAGATCACCATTGACCTTGAGTGCGAAACCCGATTAATAATGGCAGGCTTTATTAAGTAGGACTTAAGCTTGGCTTCAGAAACCGGGTTTTTGAGATCGTATGTGGGTAAGGGCGAAGTATTTTCGTAAAAAAACCCGGTTTATGAGGTTGGGTGCGTAAGCCCTGTTAAGCCTACTGAGTGTATGCTGGCTTTTCAGGAAGATTCCCAGGAATGCACGCAATTAAATTAATGCAATCAATCTAAAGGCAGATATTTATAGTATTTTATAAATCTAATTAGAGTACCCTAAACTACAACCAACGATAGTTTATTCCTCATTTTGTTTAAGCTAGTCTTGAAATATAAAGCAAAGATTTTTTTTGAATAAATACTCAGGAGTAACCTCATGTCTATTAGCAAACAAACACCTACAGACGAACGCATTGAAGAAAATATGGAAGCTCCTCACTACGATCGGGGAATTACTCCGGCGGAGACAGCAGCGCGTCAAGAGCGTGAGGGAGAGGGTTTTATGCACATTCGCACAGAAACAGATTTACAAGATTCCAATATTGACGAGCCAGCCGATCCTGATGCTATTCGGACTACGGATGGTTACACCGTAGATAAAGAGGGTTTAGTCAACAATTATGCGATCGAACCCGAAATGTACATTAATGAACCCGGCGACTTGCGGGCAAAAGAGGAAGCAGAAGCTCGCGAGCGTGCCGAAGCAATCAAAGCACTCAAAAAAGACAACGACGAAACTGGAAAGCTGACAATGGAAGAGGACGCGCGCGGTAAAGGGCCGGGAGTTATCTAGGGTGAATAGTTAACAGTTAACAGTTAACTGTTAACTGTTAACTGTGGCGAATTTTACATCAAACCTGCGATTTCGTAGAGCCTTTTAACGAGAGTCAAAATTTTAGAGCCGTACTGCACATCAGCCGCCCAGCGTCCGCTAAGCTGATCTACTAAAGGAGCAATTCCCCGTGTGACAAAGCGAAATCGGGGATCGACAAGCTCCTGCACTAATGGCTCTGTGCTGGCGTAAGCTTTTAAATGTTGAATGTGAGCTCTTACGCCAATTCTGGCACTAGGAAAAGATGCAGTTTCCGTAGAACCTCCTACAGAGCCCAAAGCGGCAAAATTATTTTGAGTCGGGCGGATTTCTCCGCCAAATCGCAGGAAATTAGTTTCTAGGCACATTTGAGAAAAGGCAAGATCGTAGTTAACGCCCTCAATAGTCCCTTCCTCTCGATAAAGCTTAGCTATATCGGGAAAATTATTTAAAACATTCTCGTTATTCGTCTTTAAAAACATCATTAACTGCACTTCAGTTGCACTTCCTGGTGTCATAATTTTGTCGATGTTACCCGGATCGATCTTAAAGTTAGACCGCAAAACTACAGCGCGGTTGGGATTGTCCCAAGTCACGGAAATATTAAAGTCTCGCAGTTCAATTGCTTTGACATAAACGATGTTTTTGTAGTTGACGCGGTTAACTCTGGAAAGCTTAGATAAGTCAATTTTCAATCTATCTACTAAATCAATGGGGATGTAGGAATTGCCATTAATTAAAACTCCCTGCTCTCCATAAATTTGACCGTTGATGTTGATTTTGATCGGAAAATATGTATTGGGGGGGGGAGTGGGGATGGAACCGCCTGTAATCCACATTGACAAACCATCAGCGATTCCCAAGGCGATGTCGCGGCGGCGAGTTTGAATTAAGGCGCGATCGTCGGGGTTAGTGAGATAGCCAATTTCAAGTAGTACCGAAGGAATGAGAATCCATCGGCAAAATATCAATCGCCCCAAACCAGTAGCGCTGTCTGGTTTCGCTCCACGATTGGGCAATTGGGGAACCCGCCGCAGCAAGGCCATGATTAGCATTTCAGCATCAGCTTTGCGTTCGTTATTGGCTGCAATGTAAAAAATTGTTGCGCCGCGAACAGAAGGGTTAGAAGCCCCGCTAGCTTGGATTTCTAAGGCTAAATCGCCTTTGCGAGAGCGGGCGTTAATCCAGTCAATAGTTTGTTCTTGAGAGAGTTCGTCGGGTGCTGCTATAATTTCGACAGCTCGCGATCGCAATTCAGCTACCACCAAGTCGCGAATCAGGATCATTTCCTTGGCTTCTGTTGTACCACCTGCGATCGTTCCGGGATCTCTTGCTCCATTTTCAAAGCCACCGTGAGCTGCTGATAAAAAAATTCTAGCCATATCTTTTGGATTTTAGATTTTAGATTCAACTAAGTCAATTTAAAATGTTATAGGAATATTTGATAATTTGTGAACTATATTTTTTTGAGCGAACCGCAGAGGCGGCACAGGGGAAGAGTCACAGCAGAGATGATGTTTTTTATAACTGATTTGGGGTAGCTCCCAGTATTTTATTGACCATTCGTTCATTGAATCTCTTGATTAAGTTTCCTCTGATACGCCCGTCGAAAGTGGACTAATTAGTGATGGGTCAAATGGTAGGTAATTACTGTAGGTTGATTGACCTATAAAGTATTGCCAATATTGGTTTTCGCGAAGTTGTTTTACTGTTTCAAGCGTTCCGATGCTCAGGAAGAAGGGAATAGGTAAGTCTTAACCGCCAAGGCGACATCAGACGCGATGCCTCCGACTGGCTACGCCTACGATTGCTTCCACCCTCTTTGATTGCCTCCTGCCTTCTGCCATATTGTAAAGTTTTGAGACAAGCACTCACGTTATCTCTAAAAAATCTGTATCATAAATTACAGAATTAATTTTTCTGCGCCTTCGCTTTGTGTTGAAGCCTACAACCTCACCTTGGCGCAGCCCGTTCGCCCCATAAGGATTAATTATGAAACTTCAATCAGATATTCGCGCTTGGCAACCGCCAGCAAGTATTGTAAACGCAGGCGTGTGGGATAAATTTCGCGATCGCTCTACCTCAGCTTCACCCAAGTTTGCTCCCTCCACCTGGGTCAAATTATTTAACCCTCCGACAGCCTTCAGCTTTGATGAAGCTTGGCTTTTGTGCCAATATTCTGAAGATAAATGGCTAGCTTGGATTCCTGACTATGGCGAAATTTTGCTCGGCATTGATGAATTTTGTAGCCAGATTTAGATTCAGTCTCAAAGTAAAAAACGAAATTATTTGGAGGATGGGTTGAGCGCTTTGGGAAACCCATCCTACTCTTGCGATTTGTTAACAGTTAACAGTTAACAGTTAACCGTTAACAATTAACAATTAAAATAAAAGAGGCATGAATAAATCCCTCAGCCAATGCCTCGGACTCCTACCTTAACATTCGATCGCGGTACTCTACTCCTGCATCCACCACCCAGAGGCAAAGCCTGGGTGGACTTTGCGACGTGGGACGATCGCGTGGAAAAATTTCGGATTCCGGCTATTCACTATCGGCCTCTGCTAGAAGCGTTGCAAGCGGAACGCCTTAACTACACTGACGACGCAAAGGGATATCAACAACTCGAACTCGTCCCCAGCGTTGAAATGCCGCCCTATCAGCATCAAGAAGAAGCCTTAGCAGCTTGGCAACAAGCGGGTAGTAAAGGCGTTGTGGTACTTCCTACGGCATCGGGCAAAACTTACCTCGCACAATTAGCGATGCAAGCAACTGGTCGCAGTAGCCTAATTGTAGTGCCAACTCTGGATTTAATGCACCAGTGGTATGCGAATTTAAAGGCAGCTTTTCCCGATATTGAAATCGGATTGCTAGGTGGTGGTTCGCGGGATAAAACGCCAATTCTAGTGGCTACTTACGACAGTGCAACCATTCACGCTGAAACTTTGGGTAATAAATATGGTTTGCTAGTTTTTGACGAGTGCCATCACTTACCGACTGATTTTTATCGAGTGATCGCTGAGTATGCGATCGCACCCTTCCGCCTTGGGTTAACAGCAACACCCGATCGTTCCGATGGCCGTCACAGCGACCTCAACGCCCTGATCGGCCCTACAGTTTTCAGTCGCACGCCCGAACAACTGGCAGGGGGCGCTTTAGCTGAACATAAGATAGTTCAGATCATGGTCAAATTGTCAAAGGAAGAGGGCGATCGCTACCAAGAACTGATTAAAATTCGTAACGAATTCTTAAAACAATCCAATATTAAGCTATCCAGCCTTGAAGGTTGGAAAAACTTTGTGATGATGAGTGCGCGATCGCCTCTCGGTCGTCGTGCCATGTTAGCACACCGCGAAGCCAAAGAAATCTCGCTTTGTACAGATGGAAAAATCAGAGTTTTGGCAGGCTTACTTGCCCAACATTACCCCCATCGCACTCTAATTTTTACCGCAGATAACGCCACTGTTTACCGCGTTTCCCAAGAATTTTTAATCCCAAGTATTACCCATCAAACGCCAGTTAAAGAGCGCCATCAAATCCTTACCCAATTTCGCAGCGGCGAATATAACACTTTAATTGCTTCCCACGTTCTAAATGAAGGTGTTGACGTTCCCGATGCCAGAATAGCTATTATTTTATCCGGGACGGGAAGCGAACGGGAATACATACAACGTTTAGGACGAGTGCTTCGTAAAGGCAATGATGAAAACAAGTTAGCAATTCTCTATGAAGTAGTTACAGAAAACACCAGTGAAGAACGCACTTCTCAGCGGCGGCGGGGGGAAAGCAAACCGGAAAAACCTAAAAAATCTAAAGAGAAAGAACAAGAACAACCAGAATATGAGCAATTGGAATTTATTAAGCCAACACTAATCTATGGTGTAAATCAGCCCACTACTAGGCTAGCTGCTGAAACTCCGGCGAAATGGGGAGAAAATCATGATGAAAGTCAAGATTGAGTATTACTAATTAGTGTAATCTCATGTTATAATCTTATAATTATAATACTTACTCAGAGAACCACAGAAACCGGGTTTCTTCGCTTATTGATCGCCAGAAATCGGTTTTATTCAAGAAACCCGATTTCTCTGTACCTCACTTACCTGGAAAGTGCTGTAACATGGAGAGTGCGTAAGTCCTAAATCGTTCGACTTAGATAGCAAAAAAAATGAGCAATATCTTACAACTAAGTAACTTTAAAATTTTCCAGAAAAATACTGGAGTCTGGGAAGGAAACTGGACAATTCTCGATGGAGACTGCAAGGAAATCCAGAGATTTATAGCGGTTGTTACCCAGAGAATAATTGACAATCAGTGGAGACAAACCAATGTTCAGACATATAGCAATGGCAAAATTGAAACTCAAAACTTTATAGGTTATGTTGTTGGTGAAGGAAAAGTGAAAATTGAAAGTCCCAACCCGCCTTTTTCCAACTATAATACATTAGCCACAGAATTTGGAGACGATCTGATAATTTTTCAAGTGTGGGACAACGCCAATGGTAGTTTGAGGGCTATTGAAACTATTAATCTGGTCAGTGCTTATGAACGAATCCGCACTACTCAAAGCTTGACACCAGAAGGAAAACTCAGAGGAGTGATGGTAATTACTGAACGGAAAATTGAGTAAAAAATTTCCCTGCTTATGTTACCGAGTGATTTATTAAGTCATCGCCAAAATGGTGAGTCAATCATCCCGCTACGCCTCAATATCGATTCCAGAAACCTAGATACAGCTAGCGAAATGATTGCCTGTTTTCAAGCAGCAATTGGCACAACTCAAGGCGAACTAGATCGAGGTTTACAAGAATTAGAAGGCGATAGTCCAGACTATCGCCTTAAGCGAGGATTTGCTCATCTTCTCAGAAGTGGTTTTTGTACATTTGAGGTAGTTAGTCCCCTAGAACCATCTGAGTTAAGGCAGCGAATTTTTGCCTTAGCTTCTCAGTCAATACCTAGCAGTAATTCTACGCTGTTAACTCTTGAAAAAGTAGCAATTGAACTGAGTCAAGAGTTAAATAGAGAGGTTTTGCCTACAGAATTGAGTTTTGGTTTATACGCAGATTTAGCCGAGAATAAAATCCTTACTCAATTTGATGCACCAACGCCAGAAGATTTATTACATAGATATAATGTTTCTCAAGTCCAAGGTATATTTTATCGTGCCAGTCACGTTCAATTAAACGCCCATCGCAACGATCCAGGGGAGTATAAACTATTATTTCGCTATCTTAAACTCTTTCAATTAATGACTTATATTGAAGGTGATGCCGATCGAGGTTTTACTCTGACAATTGATGGGCCTGTAAGCTTATTTAAGCCAAGCACTCGTTACGGTCTTGCTTTAGCTAAAATGATACCAGCGTTGCTGCACGTTACCAAATGGAGTTTGCACGCGACTTTACAAAATCGTGACCCTTATAGTGGTGTTTGGAAAACAGGTAAATTTACTTTTAACTCGGATTGCGGCTTGGTTAGTCACTATCCCCCCGGTAAACCTTATGATAGTATGTTAGAAGCGTCATTTGCTGGTAAGTGGGATGCGCTAAAAACAGAATGGCGACTGGAGAGAGAAGTTGATTTAATCCCAATTCCTGGTAGCGTGATGATTCCAGATTTTCGGTTAGTTCATCCCGATGGCAGGTCATTTTTATTGGAAATTGTCGGTTATTGGCGACCAGAATATTTGCAAAAGAAATTTTCTCAAGTTCGACGTTCTGAATGCGATAATTTGATTTTGGCGATTTCAGAAAGATTGAATTTAGAAAAAGCGGGGGTGCAGGTGAAAGATGTGCCGGCTAAGATTATCTGGTTTAAAGATAAATTATTGCCCAAGGCAGTGCTGGAAGTGCTAGATTAAGTAGTCGGATATAAATATAATTTACCATGTCATTGCGAGCGAGTAGTCGGATATAAATAAATTTACTCATGTCATTGCGAGCGAAGCGGAGCTTTTCTCTTGGCCTTGCGATTGCTTCGCTTCGCTCGCAATGATAGATCAAAGAAACCGGGTTTTTTACGAAAATACTTCGTTTTTACCCACAGATTCTCTCAAAAACCCGGTTTCTGGGGCCATAAACGAGCAATAGAGTGCTTAATAACACTCAATTATAAGAGGGTTGAATAATTATTTGGTGAGTACATTTCAATATTATTAGATGAGTGACTGGGTGGCATTGACGATCGCTTGCAGTTGGCGATCGCTACTCTTGAAATCACAACGATGGACTTCCTTAAAGAATCTTAGGTTGAACGATCGCTAAAGCCGATCGCAACGCCTCAAAGCGGTTCTCCATCAGGTGAATTTGTGGCGACACACCCCCATCTTCCACCTGAGACAATTTGTTGCTTGTAGAAAAACGTTGCAACTGAAGTTTTTCAATGCGGCGCTGAACCTGTCCGGGTGTCACCACAATCCACACATGACGTTGACGCTTCACTGCATTTTCCACCATCGTTTCCACCGCCAAGGCCGCTGTCACCCCAATTGACGGCACTTCGCTCAAATCTAACACCAGAGCCTGATAGTCTTTAACCATTGACATCCGCTCAGAGATGATCTTCGCAGCTCCAAAACTCAAAGGCCCCCCCAATTGAAATAGCAAAATATCTTCCCCGGACTGGATTAATATCTCTTGTTCCCCCAGACTCAAATTATGATTAGACTGAGCCGGATTAGTAATAGCTTGAACGCGATCGCTCTGCAAATCCGTCAAGCGTTTAATCGTTAGTAGGTTAGCAATAAACGCCCCTACCACCACAGCCGTAATCAAATCCACAAAAACCGTCAGCAACAGCACCAAATACATCAATCCTGTGCCTTTGAAGGATAGATGATGGGCGCGTTTAATAAATCCCCAGTCAATAATATCAATCCCAACTTTCAGCAAAAGACCCGCCAGCACAGCGTGAGGAATTACCGTCGTTAAAGGCCCCGCCCAGAGCACGATCAGCAACAGCACCACCGCATGAATCATCCCCGATAAAGGAGTTTTGCCCCCAGCCTGCACATTTACCACCGTTCGCATAGTGGCTCCCGCCCCTGGTAAGCCCCCAAATAAGCCAGAAATACAATTGCCAATCCCCTGACCGATTAACTCCTTATCAGAATCATGCTGCGTATGTGAAATACTATCTGCCACTAAAGAGGTTAACAAAGAGTCGATCGCACCTAAAATTCCCAACATCAGCCCATAGCGAAAAATCTCCTTCATCTCGCTAAGGTTAAATGCAGGGATTCGCAACGTCGGTAATCCCGTAGGAATTGCCCCAATGCGCGGGATATCTGCATCGCGAAATAACACCACTGAGATGATAGTAACGACCACCAACGCCAACAGAGGCGAGGGTACGATGCGATTAATCTTGGGCGGTACTGCAAACACTAATACCAGCGTCAGCAGCCCCAGCCCCGTTGCCACAGGGTTTGGCTGACTGAGATAGGTCGGTAACTGTTGTATTGTTCCCCAGACTCCGCCTGTTCCTTGATAGCCCAGTAGCGGCGGAATTTCGATCGAGATAATGATGACCCCAATCCCCGACATGAAGCCAGAAATCACGGTATAGGGCATCAGGGTAATGTACTGTCCCAGACGCAACACTCCGAACAGAATTTGGAAGAGTCCCCCCAAGATGACGACAGTAAACGCCAGCGCCAACCCCGTATCCGGGTGACGTGCGACCAAAGCAGCGATGACAGTAGTGATCACCACCGTCATCGGGCCAGTGGGCCCCGAAACTTGAGCGGGAGTGCCACCAAATAAAGCAGCGAAAAAGCCGACAAAAATTGCGCCATAGAGACCTGCGATCGCTCCCGCCCCAGAGGAAACTCCAAAGGCTAACGCCAAGGGTAACGCCACAATTGCCGCAGTCAAGCCACCAAATACATCGCCCCGCAGGTTCCGCAAATGAATGCTGTTTACAAGTTTGATCGACACGGTGTTATTTAATATCCAGGGTTTGAGCAGATGATACTGCTGTTGTTACTGGAATAGCAATACAGGAATATTAATGGTGCGAAGCATTGGCACGGTTGTGCTGCCAATAACTAGATGCCGAGCGGCTATGCTCATAACCACTTATATAGCTAGGGACTACGATGCTCAGGGCTAGGGACTAGGGACTACGATGCTTCGATGCTCAGGAAGAAGGGAATAGAATCAGCGCGTTCCAGCAATCGATCGCCTCTGGAATTAAGACCAGCGCCACAACTGCAATCGCTACAAGATATTTTTGAGTGTATAAAACCGCTCTTTCTGGCACGATTGAGCGACGATTCTCGGACAAACCTAGTTTTTTGCTTAATCCTATCCCAGTCACAACTTACACATTCCGACCCAAAAAAGAGGGTCAATTGTTGCAGATTTTACCGTAATGTAATTCCCCCAAAAGTAAGGAAAAAAATAAAAAAATTTCTTACTTTTTCCGCGTTTTTTTATACCTAAAGATATATAACCAAAGATTTAACTTACCGTTAAGCTAAAGTTAACCAAGTTCACTCACCATCGTTATAGCTGAGGGCAAAAAATCTGCTTGCACGTTGAGTTAGCTTAGATTTAGCTCAAAGCAAGCTCAGTCAAACATTCAATTACTCTGCCCTGGGTGTGAACCAAAGTTTAAGTAAAAGTTAAAAATTAGGTTCATGAAATTTACCCTTTCTCTCTCTCCCTGGACAGTTAGCCGCTTCCTGATCCAGGTAATCTTAGGTCTTGCCTTACTCTCCATTGCTGGGCAGTTGATGCTTTATTTCCTACCCGAACACCCGTTTATAACTTACTTCGCAAACGCCTTCAATTTAGATAGCGAACGTAACATTCCTACGCTTTACTCGGCTACAACATTGCTGTTTTGTGCAATCTTACTAGGCGCGATCGCCTATGCTAAAAATTTAGAAAAAGCTCGGTATACGCGCCACTGGATGATTTTATCGGCTATATTTTTTTATCTCTCTGTGGACGAGGCAAAACAATTACACGAGAAATTAATTGACCCGATGCAATCTTTACTTAACGCCAGCGGCTTTCTTTTATTTACATGGGTTGTTCCCGCCGCCATTTTTTTAGCGATATTCGGGCTATATTATCTGAAATTTGTCGCTCACCTTCCTATCAAGTTCAAAAAGTTATTTTTGATGGCAGGATTTGTATACGTTGGAGGAGCCTTGGGTATGGAATTACTTGGGGGATACGAGGCTTCTGTGAATGGGATAGAGAGCGTAATCTACAAAATCTTAGCGACTATTGAGGAGGTTTTAGAGATGCTAGGCATCGTTATCTTTATCCACGCTTTGCACTCTTACATTATCGTATTATTAAATGAGTTGATTCTCGAAGTTACCCTAGAGGATGCTACTCAGATTTTCGCCAGAAAAATGAGAACTGCAACACTTACTCCTGAGAGTTACTCACAAGATGTAACTTAGTCGCAGTATACTCAAAACCGTTATTTCCACCCTCAAAAAATAAAGACAATTTGAATCTCCCAGCTTGTATCCTGACGAATAATTTCAATTTGACTAATAAATTCTCGAAAGTAGAATCGGCGCTCTGATTCTGACAAATCTAGCCAGAATTGCGGTAGAGAAACAGCTTGAGCAATTGAGCGCAAATTCACAGGCGGAAGCTGTGCGAGTTTGCTTTGCAGTTCGGAAATTTCTGTACGCAGTTTATAACTTCGCAATTCTGCGGTTTCTACATCTAAAATCCCCTCTTCAGTCAAAATAGGTAATCGATCGATAATTTCTTGCTTAGCTGCGATCTCGCTCACAATTCCTCCTTTAATTCCCTCCATATCTGGCATTGTTAATTCTGCCACAGCCAGGGGCAGATCTCGACAAATTACCTCAATAGTTTGTGATAATATCTTCTCATAAGATAAGGCTTTGCACTTAGGTTTTTGGGGACAGCTAATCGGCCGCAAATAAAGATATTCTTGGTCTTTGCGATGGGATGTAACTTTAGCAACTGTCATGGCTGAATCGCACTCTTTACAAACTACTAAACCCGCCAAAGAACGGGGGGCGCTAGCAGTGCGGGGAGGGAGCCTCTGATTGCGGCGCAGAAGGCGGTCTATTTGGGCCGCTTCTTCTCTGGAAATAATCGGAATATGAGTATTAGAAATTACCTGGTCGTTTTGATATTCTAAATCCCCTCGATAGACGGGATTTGTCAACCAGCGGCGACCCGTGCTGACAGAGATTTTCTTGCCGTACTTCTTGGCTAAATAACGAACAGAACCCCGCAAGGAACCATAGAGCAAAAAGTGTTCAAAAAAGTCTTTAACGGCTGGTGCAGCGCTGCGATCGACAGTATAGCGGTCTTTTCCCCGCCGATATCCATAGGGCGCTTTTCCGGGAGGTGGAAGAGCTTTGATCCGGTTTCTAGCGTGTCCTTTGCGAATGCTGCGGCTGTGTTGACTCTGTTGAATTTCGTTAAGTAATTTGAGTAAATCGGTAATAGTTGAAACTTGACTATTAGCTGTTTTTCCCTCTATAATTAACTCAATACCGAGAGCTTCAATTTGGGAGAGGCGATCGCAGACTTGCTGCACAGTATCGCCCAGTTCTTCCACGCGCTGAATTAATAGATATTCTGGGGGTTCCGATTGGCAGTCTTTTAAGAGTTGTTGCAGTTGTTCGCGTCCCCCTAAATCTTGATAGATGCGATCGACTTCCCTTTCCCAAATTGATGCTGGCGGTGCTATTTCAAGTAGAGGATCGCTATAAGAATAAGCAATTATTTTCATTATTCGCTGAGTTCAATTATGTTACCATCTGGGTCTTGAGTAAACAAAGCATTGCGACCTGATGCACTCATTTGTATGGGGCAATTGTGGGCAATCAATTGTTCTTTAGCTTGGTTTAAATTCGCAACTGAAAATGCTAGATGTCGGTTGCGCCCCCATTTTTCAGAATCTCCGCGATCGTCTATAATTGTTGACGCGGCTAGTAAATGGATTTGGAAGTTACCAATTTGATACCATGCACCTGGAAATTTTAAATCTCTGTCAACTTTGGAGAGGTTTAAGACAGTTCCATAAAAAAATTCTGATTTTTCGAGGTGACTAACAACTATAGCAGCGTGGAGAAATTGAGTGATTTGCATAATCATTAAATTGGTAATTGGTAATTGGTAATTGGTAATTGGTAATTGGTAATTGGTAATTGGTAATTGGTAATACCTAATGGCTAAT from Kamptonema formosum PCC 6407 encodes:
- a CDS encoding VOC family protein — its product is MQITQFLHAAIVVSHLEKSEFFYGTVLNLSKVDRDLKFPGAWYQIGNFQIHLLAASTIIDDRGDSEKWGRNRHLAFSVANLNQAKEQLIAHNCPIQMSASGRNALFTQDPDGNIIELSE
- a CDS encoding recombinase family protein translates to MKIIAYSYSDPLLEIAPPASIWEREVDRIYQDLGGREQLQQLLKDCQSEPPEYLLIQRVEELGDTVQQVCDRLSQIEALGIELIIEGKTANSQVSTITDLLKLLNEIQQSQHSRSIRKGHARNRIKALPPPGKAPYGYRRGKDRYTVDRSAAPAVKDFFEHFLLYGSLRGSVRYLAKKYGKKISVSTGRRWLTNPVYRGDLEYQNDQVISNTHIPIISREEAAQIDRLLRRNQRLPPRTASAPRSLAGLVVCKECDSAMTVAKVTSHRKDQEYLYLRPISCPQKPKCKALSYEKILSQTIEVICRDLPLAVAELTMPDMEGIKGGIVSEIAAKQEIIDRLPILTEEGILDVETAELRSYKLRTEISELQSKLAQLPPVNLRSIAQAVSLPQFWLDLSESERRFYFREFISQIEIIRQDTSWEIQIVFIF